The genomic window GCACCCTTGCCAGGACACATTGGCAATATGATGGGGGAATGTTTTTTTGGGGAATGACCTATGATGCCGCCACACTTTACTGTGGTTTCACTGATTTGGGCAAATCAAATCCCAGATACGCCCTTCAGCCAGGTCGCGATGTAGACAGTGTAGAGTATACACATGCTTTGGGGAAACCTTTTGTGAAATTCCAGAAGTATCCTGACGACCTACGCTTAAAAAAATACAAAAACCTTGGTGATAGCAAACGTGAAGGCATGTTTTTATATGGTTACCTCCCATATACAGCTACCGTTAATGGAGCTCCGAAAGCAGATACAGTACGAGGAAACAAAGGTCCTTATGCACTGTTCATCCGTGATCAGGTTGGTTTTTTTCTCGGTGCTAAACCAGGTACAAAAGTTGCAGATAAAGAATCGAACATGAACCATGCGGATCACAATTCAGGCGTCTTTTTAGTTAAATATCCATTCTATCCCACGCCAGATCCGAACCGAATTACCTCTGCATATGCAGAAATCCGTCTTTCTGAAGTGTATTATACTTTAGCAGAGTGCCGTTACCGCAACGGAGATAAAGCGGCAGCAGCAGGCTACCTTAACCAGGTAAGGCAGCGAAATTACCCTGTTGGCTCGCCTAGTTTATATTCACCTGGTGGCGAACAACTTACCGATCAGGAAATGTTGGATGAATGGGGAAGAGAGTTTATTGGCGAAAACCGACGCAGGACAGACCTGATACGCTGGGGTGTTTTTAGTAAGGGAACATGGTGGGATAAAAAACCTGATGCTGATAACCATACAGAAATCTTTCCGCTGGGAAGGGATATTCTTAATGCAAATCCTAAATTAAAACAGAACCCTGGATATTAATAAAAATTATTATAAAATTAAGTTTGGTTAAGTTGAGGTGTTTCCGGTAAAACGGAAGCACCTTTTTTGTAATTTCCTGAAACTAGTCAGCTACCAATTGATACCTAACTGAGCTCAA from Flavobacterium sp. W4I14 includes these protein-coding regions:
- a CDS encoding hypothetical protein (product_source=Hypo-rule applied; cleavage_site_network=SignalP-noTM; ko=KO:K21572; pfam=PF07980,PF14322; superfamily=48452), whose translation is MKNYKLFIIGILSCFMVVAGCTKLDEQVYDQVDAANFLTRRDDVIRDFLRPFEHAYWSIQGNDVYAVGENATDEIGTFNRQGDWQDGGYYQRMHYHTWTPQDGFTNGAWRNFYQGIVLSTNSLQDLEGIADPAKLNVTVEELNDFKAELRTLRAWFYLRAFDFYRNIEIVTDVKNTTQGGVQSSPQETFAYIESELKAAIPFLPTREQLGANGIGRWTKAAAATLLSRLYLNAKVYIGTERYSDCETICRDIISGKYGSYVLDTRWDAPFDYTNKTLNSEVIYGFPGTLARTHWQYDGGMFFWGMTYDAATLYCGFTDLGKSNPRYALQPGRDVDSVEYTHALGKPFVKFQKYPDDLRLKKYKNLGDSKREGMFLYGYLPYTATVNGAPKADTVRGNKGPYALFIRDQVGFFLGAKPGTKVADKESNMNHADHNSGVFLVKYPFYPTPDPNRITSAYAEIRLSEVYYTLAECRYRNGDKAAAAGYLNQVRQRNYPVGSPSLYSPGGEQLTDQEMLDEWGREFIGENRRRTDLIRWGVFSKGTWWDKKPDADNHTEIFPLGRDILNANPKLKQNPGY